Below is a window of Equus quagga isolate Etosha38 chromosome 1, UCLA_HA_Equagga_1.0, whole genome shotgun sequence DNA.
aacggggctggcccaatacttttgttttttcatacACATCATATAAATGCTGGAGtgtggaaatggaaatgtttcCAGTGACCCGATGTTCTCTTTTAGAAATTCCAGCATTTCAGTTCCACATCAAACAACACATCCTCCAAATAAACCTGTAGACAGCCAAAGCCAGGGAACCTACAGGCCAAAGCCTGGGACTTAAGCCAGGACCAGCCCCAATCAATTGAGTATAATTCTGAGTCCCTTTCACCCAGTGGAGAGCACACATATAAAGAATATTGTCCTTACTACACATAGGAATACGGTCCTCCCATCTCAGCCTTCACGGTAAAATTCACCTGAAAATAAGACACCAGAGTCAGTCTGTGGCCAAGCGGGTTTGACACAGAACACTACTATCATTAGCAACCCAAAGACCTGGGAGCATTCTTCcatcacatataaaatatttccctaaGACTGTCCACCGTAGACTATGAGCTGCTAACAAATGCGTCCAGGCTCTCCCCTTTTGAGAGGCCAACGGACCTGAGACTATCATATTGCCTCTTCTTGATTTGCAGCAAATTGTTTCTCTTAGAAATTCTCTTGTTCCCTTAATACTTAAATGCtagctgatttttttccctaatttttcaTAATTACAGAGCCTGTCAGGTCTTCCTCATCAACTAGTTCCTACAAATAGaaatgaggagaggaaaaggaaagtaaCGAGGTTATGGCATCCCCACCACTCCTTCTCTGAGGCCTGTGGGGCAAGGATCCTAAAGGAACGGCATACCAGGTGCTCGCTCCGAGGTGGAATAAGGGAGACATTTGCTGTCACGTATGCCCCAACCACGGTGTTCATGTACTGAACCTGGGTGGACAGGCTGGTCACGGCCACAGAGTAGAAGTTGGAGTTCCTGATTTTCAGGGTGGCCTGGATCGGGGCAAAAGAGGAAACAAGTGTTAAGTGTCCTGGGTCTGAGACTTGCAGGTGCACAACCTGGGAAGGGAGGCCCAAAGTCTTACCGTGATGGCGAGGATCACCAGGGAGTCCTGCTTATTAAACGTGACTTTCACCACTTTGATGCCGTCGTCATCCACAAGGACTGAatgtggaaagaggaagaaaaccacCAACCCAGATGCCAGGAGACACAGCAGGACAGACAGGAGTACATATTGCTTACTGCAAAGGACACAGTACATGAACGACCCAGGCAGTCAGATATCAAGGTCCAATCCGTCAAGATTAAGTGCAAAACCAGGAAGGATGGGGGAGGGACAGGAAAGTACAAAGAGCCAGGAATCACAGCCCATGCGGAATGAGTGGAGTGGGCGAAGCCTCTTAAACCCATGTGAATGCCGTTTTCAATGTGGGATGAGAAGCTGAAGACAGGAGTTGTGTGGACAGAAACACTTCACCTCCCAGGCCACCCCTTTTCTCCAGTTCCTTCCAATTCAATTCCTTCACCTCAGAATGTTTCCAGCTTCAAGTCTTCTTCCCCAGATTGTGATGGGGGCAGAGACATCTTGCTTGAGCAAATAGTATTAAAGGAAATAGGGAATTTACAAGACTAGAGTTTTCAAAAAGTTAACGGGCATTTGTAAGTAGAAAGAGACTAGGGACAGGTGTAGGGATTAACAGGGGAGAGGCAGGTGACTTACGTTCTCTGAGGGCGCAACCTCTGATCACTGTGTGGGATCAAAGCCACCAATTCATTTACTTGCTCTAGAAAAGAACCAAACAATTATCTTGGTAAAATAAATCCCAAGTGTTCGCAGCACTTCCCTCCACATCGCACACCATCCTGCCACAATATGCCCGTCTGCAATTAGGCACTTCTAAGATACTAGCTTCACATTTTGGGTCTAATGAACAAGGAACAAGTAACTCAATAAAGAGTGTCAGAGATGATGTGCCAGAGTAGTGACAAGGACGCTGAGAAATCCTGGATCTTGTCTGGCTTTACTGCATGGCCTTGGGGAGGTCATTCCCTCCCTAGGCCACtatctcctcatctgtaacacagaTTCAGACTACATGGTTTCTAAGGTTCTTACCAGCGCTAAAGCTCTGTGACTCTTCATCGAAACTGTTAAGACTTTCTGAGAGACAACTTAGTAACAGACGATCCTGCGCCTAATCCAGGCTCCACTCCTGAGCAGTTGGTTTTTCTCTTCCCACTTGATATATTTTTCAGACCTTAGGTTGTTAATGATTCACAATCTGCTTCCTTGAAAAGACGCTTCCAAGATGGTTCCCACCACCCCCAAAGCCGTGCCAGGCCTGACGAGTGAGAACAATAAACAAACGTGCCTGTCAACAAACCCCACAAAGAGAGCAAACCAAATGTTCCAAGCCgaggaaacaaagaacaaaagagtagaagtgaagaaaagaaaggctttCAAATATAAGGAAATCAAGAGAAGTTGTGGAACCTGCCCACGTTTATCAAGTCAGCTGAGCCGGCTCCTGTTCAGGGCATGGTCTATGATTATGGTATTGCTGCCTAGAAGAAAACTCTGTCtagaaaacaagagaagcccTGCGGTACCTTGGGATTCTCATTGGGGAATCATCCTTCCCCTGATCACCAAAGATTCTCACCTGTTGGAATGTAGCCGGTCCCTTGGCACGTGAGACAGGTGATGCTATCTCGACCAGTGAACTCCACATACGGAAACTGAGCGATGGCTTCTTCCTGCTCCCGTTCAGCCAGAAAATCCTCCCTGTCATCTTTCTTTCGCCTGCAGGAAGAGGGGCGAGCAGAGGCGGAATGCTGGGACCCCATGTCCGGGATGTGCCACTTGTGTCATGTCCTAGGATGCAAAGAGGAAGTGAGGGCCCGTTAGTGGCCACGCTgtgccaagagaaaaaaaactgcaTCCTTCTACGAGAAAAGTGAGAACACAATCACGATCAAATTGCCGGCCTGCGTGTGATCCCAAACACCTGCACAATTTCTACCAGGACCCTCATTTTGTTCCAGTGCTCTCCACCCGCCTCCTACCCGCTACATACAGCTGGAGAAACAGGGCCCGCTTTCGCCAACCTGCCCAGCCTGGCAGCTTCCTGTCCACTACTTGCAAACTCTGTGCTTTCCTCGAGAAAACCTTCCTGGGCAAACCACCTGCACCAAACGGGTTAACAGGCCTTAGAGGTCCCCATCCCCCTCCACTCACAGCCCCGGGAGGCGGGCTCAAGTCACGCCCCCTGACAAAAAGCGACGCTCGGAGCCCACTAGAGTTGCCCAGGCGGGAGCGAACGCCGGACTCGCCGGACCTGCAAGGCGCGAACTCCCGGCAGCTTCTCGGCCCCCGCCACCTGTCCGCTTCGGCGGCTTTACCTGCCTCTTCGGTCCTCGGAGCTGCAGGCACTCGGTGCGCACGCGCCGAATGGCAAGCtggccggggtggggggaggggggacacGCCGGCGTGCGCTCGCGCGTGCGCTCTTCGCAGCCCAGCTGTCTGCGCCGGTAGAGGGcggcagagagcagaggagaccGGGACCCCGCGCGGCTTGTGGGAGGGGGACTCGGGCGAGAGGGTGATGCTCCGTGGTTCCTCAGAAACGCTGGGAAAGGCTCCAATCAAGTGTCCGAAGCAGAATGTCTCTCCGCcaaggtggggaggtggggaggtggggggtggggtgtagaggggtgggggaggtgtgGCGGGGTTGGCGGGGGTAAGGAGCTGCCGGCGACCGAAGCCATTCTCAACAATTCTTTGAGCGCAGGGGCTGTGTAGACGCTCAGGGGACAAAGATGCAGAAGACAGAAGCTGCCCTCATCCTGCTTCAAGGCCTCCCCTTCCCcaacactacacac
It encodes the following:
- the TMEM106C gene encoding transmembrane protein 106C; translated protein: MGSQHSASARPSSCRRKKDDREDFLAEREQEEAIAQFPYVEFTGRDSITCLTCQGTGYIPTEQVNELVALIPHSDQRLRPQRTKQYVLLSVLLCLLASGLVVFFLFPHSVLVDDDGIKVVKVTFNKQDSLVILAITATLKIRNSNFYSVAVTSLSTQVQYMNTVVGAYVTANVSLIPPRSEHLVNFTVKAEMGGPYSYVYFFCTLPDILIHNIVIFMRTSVKISYIGHVTQSSLETHHYVDCGANSTAV